ATCATCAGATATACCATAGGTTAGGTCTCACGGCGATCGTATTATTGTGTCTCCAAAAGATGGATCCAGTAAGAGTCCACGGGGGAGAAGTCCACGGGGGAGAAGTCCCAGTCCTCTGTATTACCAGGACAGTCCAGAGGGACACTACAGTATATCcgaggatgatcaggtagatgacGATGGCAAAATCTCACCAAAAGACGACCATAAAGTGTCCGGATCAGGTTCATTTGACGTCTTTTCCTCTTGTTTAGGGTGAAGACCTGATGGACATTAAGGTTGAGGtcatagatgatgatgatgaagaagaggagacgGATTTAGGGGCCGATCAGCAGCGTAAGGAGGGGGGAGATCTACATATTGTGCCCATCACATGACCATCACATGACCACACTATATCCCATCACTGTGTGTTTCCTCAGGTGGACTCATCGACTTAGATGGAGAGAGAGGTCCTGGTCCTGTGGAGGAGCTCCGTGTCCTCGAGGACGATCAGGTAGAAGAGGCCTCGGCCCTGTACACGGTCTCTGGGCGTAGATGTTGCCGTAGACCTTTGTTGGCTTCTTAACTCGATTTTCTCATCTCTGCCGTATTTTACCGAATTGTTACCTATCAGGGTGAAGATCCGTCTGATATGAAAGCAGAGGATGAGGCCAGGatgaggggcctccagctgttcattAGAGAAGTAGAGGAGGATATTCCAGAGGATGGCACCCCAGGTATAAACCAATGGATGTAGATGGTGACTTCtgtgttttcttaaaggggtactccggtgataaaactttaactttttggcactaggtgatttaaaaaaaaaaaaaacagatttgtaaatgacttctatttaaaaatcttaatccttccagtacttatcatctgctgtattctccacaggaagttgtgtagttctttcctttctgaccccagttctctctgctgccacctctgtcagtgtcaggaactgtccagagtaggagaggttttctatggggatttgctccttctctggacaattcctgacacagacagaggtgtcggcagagagcactgtggtcagacagaaaagaacttcctgtgaaccatacagcagctgataagtactggaaggattaagacttttaaattgaagtaatttacaaatctgtttaactttctgccaccagttgaattgaaaaaaataaattaaaaaaatatatatttttttccactcgggtacccctttaaccccttaacgatgcaggacgtaaatgtacgtcctggtgaactggtacttaacgcaccaggacgtacatttacatcctatgcataaccgtgagcatcggagcgatgctcgtgtcatgcgcggcaggtcccggatgctgatagcagccagggacccacccgtaatggcggacatccacgatcgtgcggatgtccgccattaacacctcagatgccgtgatcaatacagatcacggcatctgcagcatcgcggtactttgaatggatgatcagatcgcccgcagatgatccagcatggtggccggaggtcccctcatctgcctccggccgtctcctggggtcttctgctctggtctgagatcgagcagacaataCAAGAAGATcctcgataacactgatcagtgctatgccctatacatagcactgaacagtattagcaatcgagtgattgctataaatagtcccctatggggactattaaagtgtaaaaataaaagtaaaaaaagttaataataaaagttaaaaaaaaatgtgaaaaaccccctccctcaataaaaacgtaaattgtcccattttcccaatttcacccccaaaatgtgtaaaatatatatatacatatttggtatcgccgcgtgcgtaaatatcccaactattaaaataaaatgttaatgataccgtacacgttaaaaaaaagtccaaaatagctgcttttttataacattttattcccaaaaaatttattaaaaaagtattaaaagttttatataagcaaatatggaatcaataaaaagtaaagatcacagcgcaaaaaatgagccctcataccgccgcttatacggaaaaatgaaaaagttataggtcttcaaaatagggggattttaaactt
Above is a genomic segment from Hyla sarda isolate aHylSar1 chromosome 1, aHylSar1.hap1, whole genome shotgun sequence containing:
- the LOC130299544 gene encoding uncharacterized protein LOC130299544, which produces MVLILNDQLKMSPDRTDVTTGLLHITLEIIRLLTGEDYTVVKKTLWTSGRWSRGPNPITDPPPHSMIHERNNKKILELINKMMELLTGEVPIRCQDVAVYFSMEEWEYVEGHTDLYQEAKMEDHRPPLVPDGSSKSPRGRSPRGRSPSPLYYQDSPEGHYSISEDDQGEDLMDIKVEVIDDDDEEEETDLGADQQRGLIDLDGERGPGPVEELRVLEDDQGEDPSDMKAEDEARMRGLQLFIREVEEDIPEDGTPGINQWM